Proteins co-encoded in one Planctomycetota bacterium genomic window:
- a CDS encoding DUF1080 domain-containing protein, protein MKRMGLIVAVGLLGACAAGAQGGLCVAGPDGIVVPSRKASLFNGRDLSGWTMDVPAKDQNPSAPDPFVVRDGMLVSLGEPRGHLMTTSAFRNYRLEIEYRFPKKAGNCGVLIHSSTPRALGKMFPQSIEVQMMSGNAGDFWCIQENIEVPDMEKRRPRKEGQKYGGGPNDARRILNLTDNSEKPIGEWNTMVIEARDRTVKVWVNGDLVNEGFNATTDRGKIALQAEGTEVEFRRIEIGPLP, encoded by the coding sequence ATGAAGCGGATGGGACTGATCGTTGCGGTCGGGCTGCTCGGGGCGTGCGCGGCGGGAGCGCAAGGGGGCCTTTGCGTGGCCGGTCCGGACGGGATCGTGGTGCCGTCGCGGAAAGCGTCGCTCTTCAACGGCAGGGACCTTTCGGGGTGGACGATGGACGTTCCGGCCAAGGACCAGAATCCTTCGGCCCCGGATCCCTTCGTCGTGCGGGACGGGATGCTCGTGAGTCTCGGCGAGCCGCGGGGACACCTCATGACGACCTCGGCCTTCCGGAACTACCGGTTGGAGATCGAGTACCGGTTCCCGAAGAAGGCGGGCAACTGCGGCGTGCTCATCCACTCCTCGACGCCGCGGGCGCTCGGGAAGATGTTCCCCCAGTCGATCGAGGTGCAGATGATGAGCGGGAACGCGGGGGACTTCTGGTGCATCCAGGAGAATATCGAAGTTCCGGACATGGAGAAGCGCCGCCCCCGCAAGGAGGGCCAGAAGTACGGCGGCGGGCCCAACGACGCCCGGCGGATTCTGAACCTGACGGACAACTCCGAGAAGCCCATCGGCGAGTGGAACACGATGGTCATCGAGGCCCGGGACCGGACGGTGAAGGTCTGGGTGAACGGCGACCTCGTCAACGAAGGGTTCAACGCCACGACGGACCGGGGGAAAATCGCGCTTCAGGCCGAAGGCACGGAGGTCGAATTCCGCCGGATCGAGATCGGCCCCCTGCCGTGA